One window from the genome of Diospyros lotus cultivar Yz01 chromosome 11, ASM1463336v1, whole genome shotgun sequence encodes:
- the LOC127812671 gene encoding pentatricopeptide repeat-containing protein At4g32450, mitochondrial-like yields the protein MYRKRATLLTITSLKVLSKVRTPRVCSFDSIKASGLLRTLSIAAERSDFPIPSVSNGEGSVEYQRSPDGFYGDNQSHVGFQENPRIEFQHNAVGQNGNFSSGYYGEGNVDGFQGNPAEQNGGLQHSSTGQNEIIRGNCGENSAELWQGSGGYNMESFRTSEKSSDGWYGEQRNSHNPHGSYNDAGSQIQQNLNGFSQQSRSGFPGNTWHHGGSVGQFQQGASDRYSGKTSGVRQELNNYYVGNTTPTQHSPDNYHRSKEGNYWQNTNVNDQYLGNTGVSLQSINNSSIGETAMTQQSLGNYFSGSTTAHQPGMDTPNAGNGGVYPQGTYGYRGGTDGYSNGYVLNNTGERAWNPRESFNADGGLSYQRSSNESQSAMVDSQVSNSFKADGESVEAAGNGPCSRTTEELDDLCKEGKLKEVVELLGLLESKHVSVDFPRYLMLLKACGEAKALEEAKYVHEHLLRSIPAPKVSTYNKILEMYGKCGSMDDALMVFQKMPQRNLTSWDTMITWYANNGLGEDAIDLFTEFKKAGLKPDGKMFIGVFHACSVLGDMIEGMLHFESMSKDHGIAPSMKHYASVVDMMGTAGYLDEALEFIEKLPVEPSVDVWETLMNLSRVHGHAELGDRCAELVDLMDSSRLNEQSKAGLIPVKASDLAKVKEAKKLGPESLLSVRSKVHEYRAGDTSHPENDRIYALLRCLRGQMKEAGYVAETRFVLHDIDQESKEDALLAHSERLAVAYGLMNSPVRAQVRIIKNLRVCGDCHSALKIISKLVGREFIIRDAKRFHHFKDGLCSCRDYW from the coding sequence ATGTACAGAAAGAGGGCTACCCTTCTCACCATCACTTCTCTCAAAGTTTTGTCTAAGGTACGCACACCACGTGTTTGTTCCTTTGACTCTATCAAGGCCTCTGGTCTTTTGAGAACCCTCAGCATCGCTGCTGAAAGATCAGATTTTCCTATCCCCAGTGTATCTAATGGGGAAGGTTCTGTAGAATATCAGCGAAGCCCTGATGGGTTTTATGGTGACAATCAAAGCCATGTTGGGTTTCAGGAAAACCCTAGAATCGAATTTCAGCATAACGCGGTCGGACAAAATGGGAACTTTTCAAGTGGGTATTACGGAGAGGGCAACGTAGATGGGTTTCAGGGAAACCCAGCTGAGCAAAATGGAGGACTTCAGCATAGCTCCACAGGGCAAAATGAAATCATTAGAGGTAATTGTGGGGAAAATTCAGCAGAGCTATGGCAAGGGTCAGGTGGATATAACATGGAGAGTTTTAGGACTTCAGAGAAAAGCTCAGATGGATGGTATGGGGAACAGAGGAATTCACATAACCCACACGGGTCTTATAATGATGCAGGCTCACAAATTCAACAGAATCTAAATGGGTTTTCTCAACAGAGTAGGTCAGGGTTTCCGGGGAACACTTGGCACCATGGAGGAAGTGTTGGACAATTCCAGCAGGGTGCGAGTGATCGTTACTCGGGAAAAACTAGTGGCGTTCGGCAGGAGCTAAACAACTATTATGTGGGAAACACGACACCGACACAACACAGCCCTGATAATTATCATAGGAGCAAGGAAGGAAATTATTGGCAAAATACAAATGTAAATGATCAGTACCTGGGGAACACTGGAGTGTCTCTGCAATCCATAAATAACAGTTCCATCGGAGAGACAGCAATGACCCAACAAAGCCTTGGTAACTATTTTTCAGGAAGCACAACAGCACATCAACCTGGCATGGATACCCCTAATGCAGGAAATGGTGGAGTGTACCCGCAAGGCACGTATGGGTACCGTGGGGGTACTGATGGATACTCAAATGGATACGTATTGAACAATACTGGGGAACGTGCTTGGAACCCAAGGGAAAGTTTCAATGCTGATGGTGGTTTAAGTTACCAGAGGAGCTCAAATGAGTCTCAAAGTGCAATGGTGGATTCTCAAGTATCAAATAGTTTCAAAGCTGATGGAGAATCTGTTGAAGCTGCAGGAAATGGTCCATGCAGTAGGACTACTGAAGAGTTGGATGATTTATGCAAAGAAGGAAAACTGAAGGAAGTAGTGGAATTGTTGGGATTGTTGGAAAGCAAGCACGTCTCAGTAGATTTTCCCCGATATCTAATGTTGTTGAAGGCATGTGGGGAGGCAAAAGCTCTGGAAGAAGCAAAGTATGTTCACGAGCACCTCCTGAGGTCAATTCCTGCTCCAAAAGTCAGCACTTATAACAAGATACTAGAGATGTATGGAAAATGTGGTTCCATGGATGACGCACTGATGGTGTTTCAGAAAATGCCACAGCGTAATCTGACTTCTTGGGATACCATGATAACTTGGTATGCCAATAATGGTCTTGGAGAGGATGCAATTGATTTATTCACTGAATTCAAAAAAGCAGGGCTGAAACCAGATGGGAAAATGTTCATTGGGGTCTTCCATGCATGCAGCGTCCTCGGGGACATGATCGAGGGGATGTTGCACTTCGAATCAATGAGCAAAGACCATGGCATTGCTCCATCAATGAAGCATTATGCGAGTGTGGTGGACATGATGGGAACCGCTGGGTATTTGGATGAAGCATTGGAGTTCATTGAGAAATTACCAGTGGAACCAAGTGTAGATGTTTGGGAGACTTTGATGAATCTCAGTAGAGTACACGGGCATGCAGAACTCGGGGATCGTTGTGCTGAACTTGTTGATCTCATGGATTCCTCTCGCTTAAATGAGCAATCAAAGGCAGGCCTGATACCAGTGAAAGCTTCAGACCTTGCAAAAGTAAAGGAGGCGAAGAAATTAGGACCTGAAAGTCTTCTTTCGGTTAGGAGTAAGGTACACGAGTACCGGGCAGGAGATACATCTCACCCTGAGAATGATAGGATATATGCCCTGCTTAGGTGTTTGAGGGGACAGATGAAAGAAGCTGGCTATGTGGCAGAGACTAGATTTGTGCTCCATGACATAGACCAAGAATCAAAGGAGGATGCTCTTCTTGCTCACAGTGAGAGACTCGCTGTTGCATATGGTCTCATGAACAGCCCAGTTCGTGCTCAAGTTAGGATAATCAAGAACCTTCGTGTTTGTGGTGATTGCCACAGTGCTCTGAAGATCATTTCAAAGTTGGTTGGCAGAGAATTTATCATACGAGATGCTAAGAGGTTTCATCATTTTAAAGATGGACTATGCTCGTGTCGAGATTATTGGTGA